CGACGTAGAAGAGCGCGTTCTTGAGCAGCGCGCGGATCGTCGACAGGAGATGCTGATGGTCGACGATCGACACCGACTCGAGCGGCAGCACCGCACCGCGCAGCTCGGTCGCGACGATCTTTCCGAAGGGTGTCATGACGACGTCTCCTTTCGAAGCCATCCTCAGTAGAGCCGCCCTGCGGGACGGCCGCAAGAACGAAAAAAGGACAGACATTCTTGACGGGGAAAACGATGCGGAAGGCTTCGATCAAGGAAACCGGGGAGGAGTTGAGCCAGGCCGAATGGGCGCGCTTCGACGCGGCCGTCGCCCGGCTGAAGGCCGAGCGCGCGCAGCGCGAGCTGCACCAGCAGGAACTCTCGTTTTCGGCGCCAAACGTCCAGACGCGCCCTTCCCGGGGAGCAGCGCCGCAGACCTTCTAGCCGCGCGCCGGGGCCGCCTGCTTCACGGGACTCGCCGGCTTTTGAGCCGGCACGCGACCACGCCATCCTTCGAGCCGGCCCAGCGCGACGCTCCGATAGTAGGAGAACAAAGTGACGTCGCCCCGCGCGAGCGCGAGCATCGCGCGGGCCGTCGGCCGCAGGACCCATGAGGCGGCAGCCCGCGTCGGGTACTTGTGCACCCTCAGGACATGGCCGAGCCCGCGCGCATAGGCGCGGCCCTTGCGCAGCATGGAGGCGTCGCGGATGTCGAGCTCGGCATGATGGCCGAAGACGCTCGGGTCGAAGACGCAGGAAAAACCTTTGTCGAGGGCGCGCAGCACGATGTCCTGCGCTTCGCAGGACTGCCACGGCGTTGACGCGCCGACGCCGATGCCGACGTCGTAGCCGCCCACGGCCTGCAGCACCTTGCGATCGAAGAGCACGACCCACTCGATGCCGGTGGTCCAGACATTGTCGCGGTCGATGCGCGTCACGACCTGCTCGAAGCGCCCGTTGATGTCGCGGCCCGTCACCGGATCGGCGGCACGCCCGGCCAGCACGTCGGCGTTCAAGGCCTGCATGCGCTCGAGCGCATGGGCGAGGAAATTCGGCGGATACCAGCAGTCGTCGTCCGGAAATAGGATGCGGACGCCGCGCGCAACGGCGAAGCCGGCATTGCGGGCGCGGCTCGCGCCGGTCTCGCTCGGCGTGCGCAGGTGGCGGATCGGGAACGACCAGCCCTCCGTCTCCGGCGTGCCGACGCGCGCGTCCGGATTCTGGTCGACGACGACGACCTCGAAGTCGCGACAGGTCTGCGCCTCGAGGCTCTCGAAGAGCGCCTGGAACGGCGTCGCGCGGCCCTTGGTCGCGACGACGAGGGAGAGATGCGGTTCGCTCATGCCCGGCACCCTGCGGCGGCCTCTCTTTCCGCGCCCTTGAACCACCGCCTTTAGTTGCCGGAAGGATTAAGAAACCGGAAACGCCCGCGCCTTGAAACGCGCGCGCCGCTGTGACACTGAGCGACCCGGAGGACCTGTGCCGCAGATTCATGTTTGTCCGCTGTCGAAGATCCCGGCGACCGTCAGCGCCACGGGCGCGCGCTCGCTGATCACGCTGATCAACAAGGGCACGCCGGTCGATCGCCCGATCGAGATCACGGCCGCGCGCCACCTCAACGTGCCGGTCTCCGACATCGTCGTCGAGCTCGAGGGCCACATCCTGCCGGCCGAGACGCATGTCGCCGCGATCGTCGACTTCGTGCGCGACTGGGACCGCGCCGAGCCGCTGCTCATCCACTGCTACGCGGGCGTCAGCCGCTCGACGGCGGCCGCCTTCATCGCCGCCTGCGTTCTGGTACCGGAGCGGCCGGAGATCGAGATCGCGCAGGCGATCCGCGCCGCCTCGCCGACCGCTTCGCCCAACACGCTGCTCGTCGAGGTCGCCGACCGCATGCTCGAGCGCAACGGCCGCATGGTCGCGGCGGTGAAGGCGATCGGGCGCGGCGAGGAGTGCATGGAGGGCGTGCCGTTCGCCCTCGAGCTGTCGTGAGGCGCCAATGAACGAGCCCGACCCGAACGCGGCGATCGCCGCCCTGCCCTTCGAGGCGGCGATGAAGGAGCTCGAGGCGATCGTCGACAAGCTCGAGCGCGGCCAGGTCGCGCTGGAAGAGTCGATCGCGATCTACGAGCGCGGCGAAGCGCTGAAGGCGCATTGCGACCGGCTGCTCAAGTCGGCCGAGGCGCGCATCGAGAAGATCACGCTGTCGCGCGACGGCAAGCCGACCGGGACGGCGCCGCTCGACCCCGAGTGACGGGGTTCTGAGCAGGTGCGGCTATCGGGGTGCCGCCGCAGGCCGGTGCGCGCCAAACGAGGGGGTGGCGCCGGCGGTCTCCATCTTGCGAAGCTCCGGGATCGAACCTCGGAGCCGAGATGAGCATCGCAGCCGACCACGCCGCGCCTGACGCCGCCCCCCTCTCGAAATCCTTGAAAGAGCGCCATGTCGCGATGATCGCCCTTGGCGGGGTGATCGGCGCGGGGCTGTTCGTCGGCGCGTCGGCAGCGATCCTCGCGGCAGGGCCGGCGGTCATCATCAGCTATGCCATCGCCGGCGCCATCGCGTTCCTGGTGATGCGGATGCTCGGCGAGATGGCGGTGGCGCGCCCGGGGCTGGGCTCGTTCAACGCCTACATCCGCGCGGCCCTCGGGCCCCGCGCCGCCTTCGTTTCGGCGTGGCTCTACTGGTATTTTTGGATCATCGTCGTCGGCGCCGAGACGATCGCCGGCGCCTCGCTGCTGCACGACTGGGTCGACCTGCCCGTCTGGATGCTGGGGCTCGTGCTCATCGCGCTGCTTACCGCGACGAACCTCATGTCGGTGAAGGCCTACGGCGAGTTCGAGTTCTGGTTCTCGCTCATAAAGGTGCTGGCGATCATCGCCTTCATCCTCGTCGCGGCCGTACATCTCGGCGTCCTGGCGCTCGACGGCACATCGCCCACCGCCACCTTGCTCGGCTCCGGCGGCCTTCTCCCGAAAGGTCTCGCCGCGGTGCTCGGCACCATGCCGACGGCGATGTTCTCGCTCACCGGCTCGGAGATCACCTCGATCGCCGCCGCGGAGTCGGACGATCCCGCCGGCAATGTGTCGCGCGCCGCGCGCACCGTGGCGCTGCGCATCACCACCTTCTACCTGCTCGCCATCATCCTCATCGTCGCGACGGTGCCGTGGGACTCGCTGCAGTCCGGCCACTCGCCCTTCGTCACGGCCATGGCGAAGATCGGCATCCCCGGCGCCGCGATCCTGATGCAGGCGGTGATCCTCGTCGCCGTGCTGTCCTGCCTCAACTCGGGCCTCTACGTCTGCTCGCGCACGCTGTTCGAGCTCGCCGAAGCCAACGATGCGCCGCGCGCGCTCGTCGCCGTCGGACCGCGCAAGGTGCCGACGCGGGCGATCCTGCTGGGCAGCGCGGCGGGCTTCCTCGCCGCGATCGCCTCGGTGGTGTCGCCGGGGCTGGTGTTCGCGTTCCTCCTGGCGACCTCGGGCTCGGTGATCCTCGTCGTGTACATCATGGTCGCGCTGGCCCAGATTGCCGACCGCAAGCGCCGCGACGCGGCCGGCGAGGTGCCGGCCTTCCCGATGTGGGCCTTCCCCTATCTCAGCTGGGCGACGATCGCCGGCATCGGCGCGGTGTTCGTCACCATGCTGTTCCTGCCCGACCAGCGCAGCCAGCTCGCCGCGAGCTTCGCCGCGGTCGTGGTGGCGGCCGCCGCCGCGTGGTGGCGCAGGCGGGCATGATTTCGTCTCCGCGATAACTGGAGAGGCCTCGCCCTGCGCGTCCGCGCCATATATCACGCGTTACAAACCAACTCTCGGAAGCGAACATGACACTGACGGTCCTCATCACCGGCGCGACGGCCGGCTTCGGCGCGGCGATCGCGCGGCGCATGGTCGCCGACGGCCATCGGGTGATCGCGACGGGGCGGCGCGCCGACCGGCTCGAGGCGCTGGCGAAGGAACACGACGGCAAGGTCCTGCCCTTCGTGCTCGACGTCACCGACCCGAATGCCGTCGCCGCACTGCCGGGCAGCCTGCCGGAGGGCTGGCGCGAGGTCGACGTGCTCGTCAACAACGCCGGCCTCGCCCTCGGCCTTTCGCCCGCCTGGGAGGCCGACGTCGCCGAGTGGGACACGATGATCGCGACCAACATCAACGGCCTCGTGCACATGACCCGCGCGCTGCTGCCGGGCATGGTGGCGCGCGACCGCGGCCACGTCGTCAATCTCGGCTCGATCGCCGGCTACTACCCCTATCCCGGCGGCCACGTGTACGGGGGCAGCAAGGCCTTCGTGAAGCAGTTCACGCTGAACCTGAAGGCCGATCTCGTCGGCACCTTCGTGCGCGTAACCGACCTCGAGCCCGGCCTGTGCGGTGGAACCGAGTTCTCCGAGGTCCGCTTCGGCGGCGACAAGGACCGCGCCGCCAAGGTCTACGAGGGCACCGAGCCGCTCACCGCCGACGACATCGCCGAGACGGTCTCATGGGTCGTCAACCTGCCGCGCCACGTCAACATCAACCGCATCGAGATGATGCCGACCTGCCAGGCGCCCGGCGCGCTGCCGGTGAAGCGCCAGGGCTGAGGCGCAAGGGCTGAGGCGGCCGGCACCTAGCCGATCGCCGGCCGCTCGCTCTCCGGCAGCGCCACCTCGGCGTCCTTCAGCGTCACGCCGGTCGCGCCGAGCTGAAGCGCCGCGCGCGCGAGCCAGGCGAGCTTGCGGGCCGCAAGCGCGTAGGATAGGCCGCCCTTGTCGTGGATGTTGGAGATGCAGTTCCGCTCGGAGTCGCGACGGCCGATCCGCGGCGCGTATGTGATGTAGGCGCCGAGGCTGTCGGCGACGCTGAGGCCTGGCCGCTCGCCGACAAGCACGATCGTGAGCCTGGCGCCGAGCGCCGCGCCGATCGCGTCGCCAAGCGCAACCCGTGCCTGCGTCGCGATGACCACCGGGCCGACGGTCAGATCGCCGAGCAGCGGGACCGTTGCCTCGATCACCTTGACGGCGTGCGCTGCGGTCGCCTTCGCGGAAAGCCCGTCGGCAATGACGAAGAGACAGTCGCAGGGTGCCGGGTCCGCCTTGAGGGCAGCCTCGTCGTTGGGGTCGAGCGCGCGGCCGAGGTCGGGGCGCTTCAGATAGGCGGCACGGTCCGGCGCCCGGCTCTTCACGGCCACGACTTTGTGGGGCGCCAGCGCGGCCTTGATCGCGTCGACGTCGAGCGCGGCGTGCACCGCGTCGCGCGCCTGGGCGTGGGCGAGCTGAAAGGCCAGCACAGGTCCGAGCGGCATGGTATCGCCGCTGCGTCCAAGACCGACGCGGGCCGGCGTCGCCTTGCGCAACTCACGCCACGGATCGATCGCGGAGCCATCTGGCGTTGCACGCTGCAGCTTGTCGTCCGCCACGTCGGTCCCCGTGATGCAGCCGGCTGGTCGCGCCGGGCCTCGTCTTATACGCTCGAGCTTAGCGGTCGACCATGTTCGGCTCATCGTGCAAGGTCGAGGCCGAGCCCCAAGGCCGGTCGCTGGCGCACCATCTGTTTGCACACCTGCCGAGTACGGGGTATGCGGGGGCCCGAATGGAACACGGCCGAATTCGAGGATCGGGTATGGGAGATTTGATCGACTTGAAGACCCGGATTACGCGGGTCCTCGAAGGCGAGACGCCCGACATCGACACCTTCCTGCTGGAAGAAGGCCTTGAGCTGCTTGCCGATTTCCGCTCGATCGACGATGCCGACGTTCGCAAGTCGATCATGCAGATGGTCGCGAAGATCGCCACGGCCCTGCGCGCCAGGTAGGCGCCGAGTCCCCACTCGCAGGATTAGTGCCGCTCCGCCTCCGCGGTGCGGTAGCCCAAGCGCCGCATGACTTCCGAAATCGCGAAATCGAGCGAGGCGAGCAGACGCTCCTCGCCGGCATGCTGCGCCGTCGCGCGTGCCAGCAGCAGGTAGTCGGCGATGATGTCGACCGAGGTGAGTGGCGTCGTCGCCTTGCTCGGCGGCGCAATGATGGCCTTGCCGAGAATGTTGCGGGTCACGCCGGCCTGGCCCTCGATCTCGTTCAGAGTGCCGAGATATCCGATGAAGGAATGATCGACCGGGGAGATCGAGGGCGTCGCGCCGGCCACGACCCGCACGTAGGCTTCGTCGACCGGGTGGAGACGATACTCCACGGTGAAGGCCGCCATCGAGGCGCAAGCCTTCTTGAAGAACGCTTGGGTCGAATCCCGGTCTTCCGCGTGCAGCATCTCGAGCCAGCCGTCCCCCATGGCGGCGTCGAGTGGCTGCCCGGTGAAGGCGGTCCACTCCGGCCCGGCGTAGGTGATGCTGCCCTCGCGGGTCGATGCCCAGATCATCGCAACCTCGAACGACTTTGCTCAAATTGTTCTTTGGTTTGCGGGTTCCGCACCCCTTACGGCAGCAAAATCGCAGCCGCCGGGCGGAATGTCGATCTTCAAAAAGGGCTGCGCGGCTAGAGACCGCGCAGCCCAATGTCGTGAGATACCGCCGCCGCTACTGGAACGGATAATAGCGGATCGAGGTCATCACCGTGCTCTCGTTGGTCTTCGGCGTGACGTAGCGGCTCGCCTGGGCGACGGTGAGGCCCGCAGAGGCCGCCTGGGCGGCCGTCGGCGCGGTGGTGACCTGCGTGCCGAAGCCGTCGCGCTGCGTGTAGGAGTACTGGGCGCCAACGCGCACCTCGCCGTAGGTGCCCTTGTAGAGCTTGTCCCAGAAGCCGCCGGTGAGCTGCCAGAGCTGGTGCGTCTGGCCGGTGCAGGTCGCCGCGTTGGCGCCGACGAGGTTGCAGCCGTAGTTCGCCGCATTTGGCAGGCCGTAGCCGAACAGCGTCCCGTCGTAGTTGCCGTAGGACCGGCCCTCACGCTCGATACCGCCGAACGCATAGAGGTCGATCGACGGCGTCGCGTGCAGGGTGAAGCCGGCCAGGCCGATGACCTCGCCGATGGCCCGCAACTGGCCGTCGACGCCGACG
This Beijerinckiaceae bacterium RH AL1 DNA region includes the following protein-coding sequences:
- a CDS encoding protein of unknown function (ID:RHAL1_02292;~source:Prodigal:2.6), encoding MRKASIKETGEELSQAEWARFDAAVARLKAERAQRELHQQELSFSAPNVQTRPSRGAAPQTF
- a CDS encoding hypothetical protein (ID:RHAL1_02293;~conserved protein of unknown function;~source:Prodigal:2.6), producing the protein MSEPHLSLVVATKGRATPFQALFESLEAQTCRDFEVVVVDQNPDARVGTPETEGWSFPIRHLRTPSETGASRARNAGFAVARGVRILFPDDDCWYPPNFLAHALERMQALNADVLAGRAADPVTGRDINGRFEQVVTRIDRDNVWTTGIEWVVLFDRKVLQAVGGYDVGIGVGASTPWQSCEAQDIVLRALDKGFSCVFDPSVFGHHAELDIRDASMLRKGRAYARGLGHVLRVHKYPTRAAASWVLRPTARAMLALARGDVTLFSYYRSVALGRLEGWRGRVPAQKPASPVKQAAPARG
- a CDS encoding Protein tyrosine phosphatase (ID:RHAL1_02294;~source:Prodigal:2.6), whose protein sequence is MPQIHVCPLSKIPATVSATGARSLITLINKGTPVDRPIEITAARHLNVPVSDIVVELEGHILPAETHVAAIVDFVRDWDRAEPLLIHCYAGVSRSTAAAFIAACVLVPERPEIEIAQAIRAASPTASPNTLLVEVADRMLERNGRMVAAVKAIGRGEECMEGVPFALELS
- the xseB gene encoding Exodeoxyribonuclease 7 small subunit (ID:RHAL1_02295;~source:Prodigal:2.6); amino-acid sequence: MNEPDPNAAIAALPFEAAMKELEAIVDKLERGQVALEESIAIYERGEALKAHCDRLLKSAEARIEKITLSRDGKPTGTAPLDPE
- the bauD gene encoding putative GABA permease (ID:RHAL1_02296;~source:Prodigal:2.6); amino-acid sequence: MSIAADHAAPDAAPLSKSLKERHVAMIALGGVIGAGLFVGASAAILAAGPAVIISYAIAGAIAFLVMRMLGEMAVARPGLGSFNAYIRAALGPRAAFVSAWLYWYFWIIVVGAETIAGASLLHDWVDLPVWMLGLVLIALLTATNLMSVKAYGEFEFWFSLIKVLAIIAFILVAAVHLGVLALDGTSPTATLLGSGGLLPKGLAAVLGTMPTAMFSLTGSEITSIAAAESDDPAGNVSRAARTVALRITTFYLLAIILIVATVPWDSLQSGHSPFVTAMAKIGIPGAAILMQAVILVAVLSCLNSGLYVCSRTLFELAEANDAPRALVAVGPRKVPTRAILLGSAAGFLAAIASVVSPGLVFAFLLATSGSVILVVYIMVALAQIADRKRRDAAGEVPAFPMWAFPYLSWATIAGIGAVFVTMLFLPDQRSQLAASFAAVVVAAAAAWWRRRA
- the ydfG gene encoding L-allo-threonine dehydrogenase, NAD(P)-binding (ID:RHAL1_02297;~source:Prodigal:2.6) produces the protein MTLTVLITGATAGFGAAIARRMVADGHRVIATGRRADRLEALAKEHDGKVLPFVLDVTDPNAVAALPGSLPEGWREVDVLVNNAGLALGLSPAWEADVAEWDTMIATNINGLVHMTRALLPGMVARDRGHVVNLGSIAGYYPYPGGHVYGGSKAFVKQFTLNLKADLVGTFVRVTDLEPGLCGGTEFSEVRFGGDKDRAAKVYEGTEPLTADDIAETVSWVVNLPRHVNINRIEMMPTCQAPGALPVKRQG
- the eutC gene encoding Ethanolamine ammonia-lyase light chain (ID:RHAL1_02298;~source:Prodigal:2.6); translated protein: MADDKLQRATPDGSAIDPWRELRKATPARVGLGRSGDTMPLGPVLAFQLAHAQARDAVHAALDVDAIKAALAPHKVVAVKSRAPDRAAYLKRPDLGRALDPNDEAALKADPAPCDCLFVIADGLSAKATAAHAVKVIEATVPLLGDLTVGPVVIATQARVALGDAIGAALGARLTIVLVGERPGLSVADSLGAYITYAPRIGRRDSERNCISNIHDKGGLSYALAARKLAWLARAALQLGATGVTLKDAEVALPESERPAIG
- a CDS encoding protein of unknown function (ID:RHAL1_02299;~source:Prodigal:2.6); amino-acid sequence: MGDLIDLKTRITRVLEGETPDIDTFLLEEGLELLADFRSIDDADVRKSIMQMVAKIATALRAR
- a CDS encoding putative Diguanylate cyclase (ID:RHAL1_02300;~source:Prodigal:2.6) produces the protein MIWASTREGSITYAGPEWTAFTGQPLDAAMGDGWLEMLHAEDRDSTQAFFKKACASMAAFTVEYRLHPVDEAYVRVVAGATPSISPVDHSFIGYLGTLNEIEGQAGVTRNILGKAIIAPPSKATTPLTSVDIIADYLLLARATAQHAGEERLLASLDFAISEVMRRLGYRTAEAERH